In the Roseovarius indicus genome, GATGGCGCGGCAGTCATCCTGCGCATCGTGCATCAGCGCCGCAACATGCCCGCACTCGTCTACTACGAGGATCTCGACGGCGGTTAAGCCCATGCGGTTGCTCAGTCCAATAGCTCGATCAGTTTTCCATAGTCTTCACTGACCTCGCGCGCCTCCTGAAACGCCCGTTGGCGCTCGGCATCAAGACAGCGGAAGTATTCCTGAATGTCGGCAATGTAGTCCTCGAAATCAGAACGCAGCAGATCGGCATAGGCACGAATGTCTTCTCGCGACTGAGGCAAGAACGGTCGTTCGGGAGGTACGCAATCTGCTGCCGCGGCTATCGGCATGCTTCCAAGCAGGAACGCGAACAGCAACGGTGCGTTGCGCGCAATAAACAACCGCAGGGCAAAACTCCTTTGCCGCCTTTAAGATTATCATTCTGTCGGCTATCACCGTTATCGGAGCAAGGCGAACTTCGTCAACACGTTATTATTGTCTTGCTATCATTAATGTTGTTTTGTATCGCTCACGGTGTTGCGACCCCGTGGGCCTGATACTGCACCCAGGCAGAACAAGGACCCAAGGGAAGGCCATGATAGAAGAAGCCCCGAATGTGGTTACAGAAGACGGACTGCGCGGCTTGCTCGCCGAGGGCTACCTCATTGAGGTGGTCTGCAAGGAGAGAGCAGAGAAGCGCCATAACAGCTGGTACGGCTCGTGGGTCATCCGCGCCGTCGCCACTGATGGGCGTGACGATAAGATGCTCGTCACCAGCCGAAGCGTCCTCAAGCTCCGCGACTTCAAAACCATCGTTGGCCTTGTCAGTTTCCTGGCCGACATGGGCTGTACGACCGCTAGCATCCCACTTGAAGAAGGTGGCCGCGAGCGCCACGCCGCGCCTCCGGTCAAAGGCAGCTGACCGCGCGACTGCGCTCGTCGTTGCTTTGGGTACAGGCGTTTGTTCCGCGCCCCCGGCCCTGGCCGACGGTTTCATCTTCTCGGTTGGTCCTGACGGCCAATTGATTTCCTCTTCTCAAGAGGCAAACGGGCGCCTTTTTCTCTTCGCAGAACCTCGCGTCCCTGACGCAACGAGCGAGACAGCGATCCCGGCTCGATCTGCCGCCCGCGCCACCCCAGAAATCCTCCATGCGATCGAGACTACGGCTCTACGGTATGCCGGGCATGGTGCGCTGCGTCGCGCAGGACTTTCCGTCACTGATTGGGCGCTCCTTTACCGGGCCAATATCGAAGTCGAGAGCGCATACAATCCCGCAGCACGTAGCCCTGTCGGGGCTATAGGCCTCGGACAGCTTATGCCGGATACCGCCCGCGATCTCGGCGTGGACCCACATGACATTGCGCAGAACCTCGACGGATCAGCTCGCTACCTGCTGATGATGCTCGACCAGTTCGGCGAGGGCTCTCTGGCCCTTGCGGCCTACAACGCTGGTCCGGAGGCGGTCACACGCCACGGCGGCATCCCCCCATTTCGCGAAACCCAAGGGCATGTGGCCCGTGTGACCGCCGTGTTTGAGCGGCTCAGAGGAGATCTTTCATGACATCGAGGAAACGTCAAAGCGTGCTCCGCACGCGGGCGATCACCGCGTTCGGCGCGATGGCCCTTATCGTGCTGGCGGGTCCAGCGCTTGCGCAGAGCATCGACCTCTCGCCGGTGCAGACCCTGCTTCAAGGAATTGTCGATGCGATCACCGGTCCCTTGGGGATCGTGATCGGAACGCTCGCGCTGATCGGGGTGTTCCTTTCCTGGCTCTTTGGCATCCTCGACTTCCGTCAGGCGCTCTGGGTCGTGGTTGCAATCGCGGGCATTGCCGCAGCACCCACCATCGTCGCCGCCATCTGGACGACCTGAGCAAGTCTGGAGTTCTTGGCGATGTCCGACCAGTCCCGCGTGTTCATCGGCCTTCTCAGGCCGCCCAAGCTGATGGGCTTGCCGATCATGTACGCCATGGTCTGGCTCTTCGGCTCGACGCTTCTGTTTCTCTGGGTGCAGAGCTGGGTGGTGGCTGTGTTCGCGGGGTTGGCCTGGCCGGCGCTTTGGAAAGCCGCGGACTGGGATCCGAACTTTCTCGATGTCCTGGTGATCACCTTGCAGGAAACCCCGCCCACGACGAACCGCAAGCTGCACGGAGGCGACAGCTATGCCCCGTGATGGACTTGCCAATGACGTGGCGGAGGCGCTCGATCCGCTGACTGCGCTACCCTCATGGGTCAAGGGCGAGAAGCGGCTCTCAATGATGCTGCCTTATGTGAGCCTCGTAAACGACCGAACGATCCGGACACGCGGCAACGAGCTGATGCAGTGCATCCGCCTCGAAGGGGTGAACAGCACCACGAGCGAGGACGGGCATCTGGACCGGATCGGGGGGTTGCTGGCTGGCATCGTGGCGCAGGTCGGGACCGAGTTCTCATTCTACCTGCACAAGGTCTCGAAAGCGGTCGATGTGACCCTGCCGCCCGTTCCGGGCGAAGGGTTTGCGGCTGCCGTCGACGAACGATGGCACGCGCATCTCGGCCGCGCGGGTTTGCGCGACAAGACGCTGACCCTGACGGTGCTGAGGCGACCTGAGACCGGCAGCCGCTTGCCGTTCGGACTTGGGGCGTCTCGCTCGCGACACGCGGCCGACACCACCCGCCGCTTGCGCAAGCTCGACGAGGTTGTGGGGTTTCTGCTGTCCTCCTTCGATGAGCTGAAGCCCCGCCTGCTGGCTGCAAGCACCGGAGAGCTTCTGGGCTTCCTCGGTTCACTCAACACGGGCGAGGAGCACCCGCTCTTCCCCCGGTCGCGCCTCGGTGTGATCGCCGAGGACGTAGCAAATACCCGCGTCACCTTCCGCGGCACGACCATCGCACTCTCGGACGGTGCCGTCAGCGACAAGCTCGGGGCGATCTTTGCGGTGAAGAACTACCCCGCCAAGACAGATAGCCTGATGCTCGACGAGTTGAATCTGCCCGTCGACATGGTGGTCACACACTCTTTTGTGCCGATCAACGCCAACATCATGGCGGGCCGGATCAAGCGGCAGCTGCGGCTAATGCAGGCCGCCAATGACGGAGCCGTCAGTCTCGCCCAGGAACTGGAACTCGCGCAGGACGATCTGGAATCCAAACGCCTGATCTTCGGCGAGCACCACATGACCGTGGCCGTCTATGCCCGAACCCAGACGGCGCTTGACGACATCGCGGCCGAAATCCGCAACATCTCCGCCACCTCCGGCATCAACCTGATCTCGGAGGCCTTCGGGGCGCGGGCGCATTTCATGGCGCAGCATCCCGGCAATACCGGGGCGCGAAGCCGCAAGGCAGCGATCACAAACCACAACTTCACCGATCTCGCCGCCTTTCACCGCACCCCGCTCGGCAAGACTGGCAAGGAAGTGCCGTGGGGCGTGCCCATCACACTCTTCCCGACGCCCGAGCGCAGTGGTTTTCGCTTCAACTTCCACGAACAGGGCGCGCCGGATCGCGAGCCCACAGGTGGGCACACGCTGATCCTGGGCCGCCCCGGCTCCGGTAAATCCGTACTGGCGGCTTTCCTGATGACCATGGCACGGCGGGCAGGTGCGCGGGTCTTCGTCTTCGACTATCGCGCGGGCATGGAGATGGCCGTCCGTGCGCTC is a window encoding:
- a CDS encoding TrbC/VirB2 family protein, whose protein sequence is MALIVLAGPALAQSIDLSPVQTLLQGIVDAITGPLGIVIGTLALIGVFLSWLFGILDFRQALWVVVAIAGIAAAPTIVAAIWTT
- a CDS encoding lytic transglycosylase domain-containing protein, with translation MAASATPRLRSKAADRATALVVALGTGVCSAPPALADGFIFSVGPDGQLISSSQEANGRLFLFAEPRVPDATSETAIPARSAARATPEILHAIETTALRYAGHGALRRAGLSVTDWALLYRANIEVESAYNPAARSPVGAIGLGQLMPDTARDLGVDPHDIAQNLDGSARYLLMMLDQFGEGSLALAAYNAGPEAVTRHGGIPPFRETQGHVARVTAVFERLRGDLS
- a CDS encoding VirB4 family type IV secretion/conjugal transfer ATPase, with protein sequence MPRDGLANDVAEALDPLTALPSWVKGEKRLSMMLPYVSLVNDRTIRTRGNELMQCIRLEGVNSTTSEDGHLDRIGGLLAGIVAQVGTEFSFYLHKVSKAVDVTLPPVPGEGFAAAVDERWHAHLGRAGLRDKTLTLTVLRRPETGSRLPFGLGASRSRHAADTTRRLRKLDEVVGFLLSSFDELKPRLLAASTGELLGFLGSLNTGEEHPLFPRSRLGVIAEDVANTRVTFRGTTIALSDGAVSDKLGAIFAVKNYPAKTDSLMLDELNLPVDMVVTHSFVPINANIMAGRIKRQLRLMQAANDGAVSLAQELELAQDDLESKRLIFGEHHMTVAVYARTQTALDDIAAEIRNISATSGINLISEAFGARAHFMAQHPGNTGARSRKAAITNHNFTDLAAFHRTPLGKTGKEVPWGVPITLFPTPERSGFRFNFHEQGAPDREPTGGHTLILGRPGSGKSVLAAFLMTMARRAGARVFVFDYRAGMEMAVRALGGSYSTIRAGRPTGLNPLQTEIDMRGQAWLADWLASLLERRDRPLTPIQTNRLQEVVRQNASAGHAGLRNWSDFASLLVSTDDEGDLFERMQEWTAEGRYGWIFGANAEDSFSIDGDVAGFDLTGILDSESERERMAVLSYLFRRVERVIEDRKPTIIVIDEAWKALDNAYFAERLSNWLVTARKQNAVVVMMTQYASQLERTRTGKTIVEAVPTQVLLPNIRASAADYSMLGLTEKELDVLLGVGSASRLALVRDDRGSVVIDADLSALGPLVTILGGMEKGEALAGADYRERPDFWRVT
- a CDS encoding type IV secretion system protein VirB3, which gives rise to MSDQSRVFIGLLRPPKLMGLPIMYAMVWLFGSTLLFLWVQSWVVAVFAGLAWPALWKAADWDPNFLDVLVITLQETPPTTNRKLHGGDSYAP